A region from the Aegilops tauschii subsp. strangulata cultivar AL8/78 chromosome 5, Aet v6.0, whole genome shotgun sequence genome encodes:
- the LOC109785451 gene encoding major pollen allergen Ole e 10 isoform X2, giving the protein MASHAGRLLLLLALAAALAGRSEGAWCVCRPDLPDATLQRTLDYACGSAADCKPIQRNAACFAPDTVKAHCSYAVNSYYQRSGQNPLACVFSSTAVISSTDPSTNGCKYPATPSAPDSPPPPMAQGPNGAQKDTSGGADVLPVAGTARRVVILACCSLLALYLMA; this is encoded by the exons ATGGCGTCCCACGCGGGCcgcctcctcctgctcctcgcgcTGGCCGCCGCGCTCGCCGGCCGCTCCG AGGGGGCGTGGTGCGTGTGCCGCCCTGACCTGCCGGACGCGACGCTGCAGAGGACGCTGGACTACGCGTGCGGCAGCGCCGCCGACTGCAAGCCCATCCAGCGCAACGCCGCCTGCTTCGCCCCGGACACCGTCAAGGCGCACTGCTCCTACGCCGTCAACAGCTACTACCAGCGCAGCGGCCAGAACCCGCTCGCCTGCGTCTTCTCCAGCACCGCCGTGATCTCCTCCACCGACCCAA GCACCAACGGCTGCAAGTACCCTGCGACCCCAAG TGCTCCTGacagcccgccgccgccgatgGCGCAAGGTCCGAACGGCGCCCAGAAGGACACCAGCGGCGGCGCCGACGTTCTCCCGGTGGCCGGAACCGCGAGGCGGGTGGTGATCCTGGCCTGCTGCTCGCTCCTCGCTCTGTACCTCATGGCGTGA
- the LOC109785451 gene encoding major pollen allergen Ole e 10 isoform X1, producing MASHAGRLLLLLALAAALAGRSAEGAWCVCRPDLPDATLQRTLDYACGSAADCKPIQRNAACFAPDTVKAHCSYAVNSYYQRSGQNPLACVFSSTAVISSTDPSTNGCKYPATPSAPDSPPPPMAQGPNGAQKDTSGGADVLPVAGTARRVVILACCSLLALYLMA from the exons ATGGCGTCCCACGCGGGCcgcctcctcctgctcctcgcgcTGGCCGCCGCGCTCGCCGGCCGCTCCG CAGAGGGGGCGTGGTGCGTGTGCCGCCCTGACCTGCCGGACGCGACGCTGCAGAGGACGCTGGACTACGCGTGCGGCAGCGCCGCCGACTGCAAGCCCATCCAGCGCAACGCCGCCTGCTTCGCCCCGGACACCGTCAAGGCGCACTGCTCCTACGCCGTCAACAGCTACTACCAGCGCAGCGGCCAGAACCCGCTCGCCTGCGTCTTCTCCAGCACCGCCGTGATCTCCTCCACCGACCCAA GCACCAACGGCTGCAAGTACCCTGCGACCCCAAG TGCTCCTGacagcccgccgccgccgatgGCGCAAGGTCCGAACGGCGCCCAGAAGGACACCAGCGGCGGCGCCGACGTTCTCCCGGTGGCCGGAACCGCGAGGCGGGTGGTGATCCTGGCCTGCTGCTCGCTCCTCGCTCTGTACCTCATGGCGTGA